In Arthrobacter sp. PAMC25284, a single genomic region encodes these proteins:
- a CDS encoding glycosyltransferase family 2 protein, with protein MKIHDSTRVLVIMPAWNEAESVGNTVREVLGVGRPYDVLVVNDGSTDATADVAQAAGATVLTLPFNLGVGGAMRAGFKYARRLGYCRVIQVDADGQHDPRNIDEVLAGLEHADISIGARFADRGDYEVSGPRKWAMQFLAKVISTLAKTRLTDVTSGFRAANERAISQYLDHYPAEYLGDTIDSLVVAVRSGCTVTQIPVAMRPRQGGTPSHNPVKAAIYLGRSIFALLLALTRKPSRLPAAPLDAQGRAL; from the coding sequence ATGAAAATTCATGACTCGACACGCGTCCTGGTCATCATGCCGGCGTGGAACGAAGCCGAGTCAGTGGGCAACACCGTCCGCGAGGTCCTCGGCGTCGGACGTCCTTATGACGTTCTCGTTGTCAATGACGGCTCAACGGACGCCACCGCTGACGTGGCCCAAGCAGCTGGCGCCACCGTGCTGACGCTGCCCTTCAACCTCGGCGTCGGCGGCGCCATGCGCGCCGGGTTCAAGTACGCCCGGCGCCTGGGCTACTGCCGGGTGATCCAGGTCGACGCGGACGGCCAGCATGATCCCCGCAACATCGACGAGGTCCTGGCCGGGCTCGAGCATGCCGACATCTCCATCGGCGCCCGGTTCGCTGACCGCGGCGACTACGAGGTCAGCGGCCCGCGCAAGTGGGCCATGCAGTTCCTGGCCAAGGTCATTTCCACCCTCGCGAAGACCCGACTGACCGACGTTACCTCGGGGTTCCGCGCCGCCAACGAGCGCGCCATCAGCCAATATCTGGACCACTATCCCGCGGAGTACCTCGGTGACACCATCGATTCCCTCGTGGTCGCTGTCCGGTCCGGATGCACGGTCACCCAGATTCCGGTTGCCATGCGTCCGCGCCAGGGCGGCACTCCGAGTCACAACCCGGTGAAGGCGGCCATCTACCTCGGCCGCTCAATCTTCGCCCTGTTGCTCGCCCTGACCCGTAAGCCGTCGCGCCTTCCCGCGGCACCGCTCGACGCCCAGGGGAGGGCACTGTGA
- a CDS encoding glycosyltransferase family 2 protein — MALDIFIPYWGDVPLMKMAVESVLAQTNGEWRLTVVDDAYPGDEIRRYVTGLDDPRITYLRKDTNEGITENFRTCVSLASQEVLVVMGCDDLLLPNYVDVVLSAHAAFPQAWIIQPGVQIIDESGNPAFPLVDIVKQRLVKPRGSGARIVSGEPLAVSLLHGDWLYWPSLAFRTDRIRDYDFRDGFPVIQDLALVIDMVLGGAELLIEPETCFEYRRHTSSASAAKLVDGSRFTGERDYFALAERLCAAKGWRKAAGAARLRLTSRAHALLFVPGATRRIRTGPLGTLLRHAFGK; from the coding sequence ATGGCACTTGATATCTTTATCCCCTACTGGGGTGACGTTCCGTTGATGAAAATGGCCGTCGAGAGCGTCCTGGCCCAGACCAACGGCGAATGGCGCCTCACCGTCGTGGACGACGCCTACCCCGGCGACGAGATCCGCCGCTACGTCACGGGCCTGGACGATCCGCGGATCACCTACCTCCGCAAGGACACCAACGAGGGCATTACCGAGAACTTCCGCACCTGCGTCTCACTGGCAAGCCAGGAGGTCCTGGTGGTGATGGGCTGCGATGACCTGCTGCTGCCGAACTACGTGGACGTGGTGCTGAGCGCCCACGCGGCGTTTCCGCAGGCCTGGATCATCCAGCCAGGCGTGCAGATCATCGACGAATCCGGCAATCCGGCCTTCCCGCTCGTGGACATCGTCAAACAACGCCTGGTCAAACCACGCGGTTCCGGCGCCCGGATCGTGTCCGGTGAACCGCTGGCCGTCAGCCTGCTCCACGGCGACTGGTTGTACTGGCCCTCGCTGGCCTTCCGGACCGACCGCATCCGGGACTACGACTTCCGGGACGGGTTCCCCGTCATCCAGGACCTGGCCCTGGTCATCGATATGGTCCTGGGCGGCGCCGAACTGCTGATTGAACCCGAGACCTGCTTTGAGTACCGCCGGCACACCTCCAGCGCCTCTGCGGCCAAGCTCGTCGACGGCAGCCGGTTCACCGGCGAACGTGACTACTTCGCCCTGGCAGAGCGCCTCTGCGCCGCCAAAGGCTGGCGGAAGGCGGCCGGCGCCGCACGCCTGCGGCTGACCTCACGGGCCCATGCGCTGCTGTTCGTTCCAGGCGCCACCCGCCGGATCCGCACCGGACCGCTGGGCACACTGCTCCGGCACGCCTTCGGAAAGTGA
- a CDS encoding helix-turn-helix transcriptional regulator encodes MDFPAITLSIEAGDVPAAFVATTVRPQAWSRVIRGRGSVFAIRLRPAGLAVLSDLDPTLLAHEQEISPHLDAGLHEVLSLIAGAPTTTDRSRRADELIRDALRDRPIGRAQVLANAAVEALTAAPRVRPGGAVAAELGVSERILQRALRATVGIGPNDVARRIRLQEVVRRLSAPATGIAAIAAELGYADQAHLITEFRTVSGSTPGRYMRRVQASNVQLQSLATLSAPQNDA; translated from the coding sequence GTGGACTTTCCCGCCATCACTTTGAGCATCGAAGCAGGCGACGTTCCCGCTGCCTTCGTTGCGACGACTGTCCGGCCCCAAGCCTGGTCCCGGGTGATCCGGGGGCGCGGCTCGGTCTTCGCGATCCGCTTGCGGCCCGCGGGTCTCGCTGTCCTGTCGGATCTCGATCCGACCCTGCTGGCGCACGAGCAGGAAATCTCGCCACACCTGGACGCGGGACTTCACGAAGTTTTGAGTCTCATCGCGGGCGCACCCACGACGACCGATCGTTCCCGGCGCGCTGACGAATTGATCCGGGACGCGCTGCGTGACCGACCGATAGGTCGCGCCCAGGTTCTCGCGAACGCGGCGGTGGAGGCGCTCACCGCTGCGCCCCGGGTGCGCCCGGGCGGCGCGGTCGCGGCGGAGTTGGGAGTGAGTGAGCGCATTCTGCAACGAGCTCTGCGTGCAACAGTTGGAATCGGACCGAACGACGTTGCCCGCCGCATCCGACTCCAGGAAGTCGTCCGGCGCCTCTCAGCCCCGGCCACGGGCATCGCAGCCATCGCGGCAGAACTCGGGTACGCGGACCAGGCGCACCTGATCACCGAGTTCCGCACCGTGTCGGGATCGACGCCCGGCCGCTATATGCGCAGGGTGCAGGCCTCGAACGTTCAGCTGCAGAGCCTCGCGACCTTGAGCGCGCCGCAGAATGACGCCTAG
- a CDS encoding LysR family transcriptional regulator, producing the protein MLDLHRLVILRAVIAAGSVHGAASSLHLAPATVSQHLRVLARETGLVLFEKNGRGIDATPAALHLAEESAHALADMERLERTVMDLRQGRAERITFACFASVAQAWMPHVVTVLRSVAPAAVVEISITELHPAGGRRQADIDIRNEALDADPLHLHGHHRHVLTDEELWLVLPAEHPLAAHDVVDMLELRDQPWIDHDINDGPTGRIIARACLTAGFTPRYVARLDDHHAAVSLAAAGLGITVLPLIALTGLPDNLTIRPLANPSVGRRIVAFTKSHPDRARLIHAALTALRDVAGTSRWQR; encoded by the coding sequence GTGCTTGACCTTCACCGCCTCGTCATTCTGCGTGCCGTCATCGCTGCCGGCTCCGTCCACGGAGCAGCGAGCAGTCTGCATCTCGCGCCGGCCACAGTGAGCCAACACCTGCGTGTTCTCGCGCGGGAGACTGGCCTGGTGCTGTTCGAGAAGAACGGCCGGGGCATTGACGCCACTCCTGCCGCTCTCCATCTCGCGGAAGAAAGTGCCCATGCCCTGGCTGATATGGAACGCCTCGAGCGTACGGTGATGGACCTGCGCCAGGGCCGGGCCGAGCGGATCACTTTTGCATGCTTCGCGTCCGTCGCCCAAGCCTGGATGCCGCACGTCGTGACGGTTCTCCGGTCCGTTGCGCCCGCGGCGGTGGTGGAGATCAGCATTACCGAACTTCACCCGGCTGGCGGGCGGCGGCAAGCGGATATCGACATACGCAATGAAGCCCTCGATGCGGACCCCCTCCACCTCCACGGGCACCACCGGCATGTCCTCACCGACGAGGAGCTATGGCTGGTCCTGCCTGCAGAGCATCCTTTGGCCGCCCACGACGTCGTTGACATGCTCGAGTTGCGGGACCAACCGTGGATCGATCACGACATCAACGACGGTCCAACGGGGAGAATCATTGCCCGGGCCTGCCTCACCGCAGGATTCACACCCCGATATGTGGCTCGCCTTGATGACCATCACGCCGCCGTAAGCCTCGCCGCCGCGGGCCTTGGCATCACGGTCCTTCCCCTTATCGCCCTCACGGGTCTGCCCGACAATCTCACAATCCGGCCTCTGGCCAACCCATCGGTTGGCCGGCGCATCGTCGCCTTTACCAAAAGCCACCCTGACCGGGCCCGCCTCATCCACGCCGCGCTTACCGCACTCCGCGACGTGGCCGGGACGTCTCGCTGGCAGAGGTGA
- a CDS encoding DUF6157 family protein translates to MAGKSTICWCTSSPGGRDQLTDQYVSIDAPAVPPTNAVKPTVAALQFDLLAGHPYELTSDEILFAVHAIRAEIPKAAIDAERARFPAKDQACLRASPLGSLHRL, encoded by the coding sequence ATGGCGGGAAAGTCCACGATCTGCTGGTGTACCTCCTCACCCGGGGGTAGAGACCAACTCACCGACCAGTACGTCTCAATCGACGCGCCTGCGGTTCCGCCGACAAACGCCGTCAAACCCACCGTGGCGGCACTCCAGTTCGATCTCCTTGCCGGGCATCCCTACGAGTTGACCTCCGACGAGATCCTGTTCGCCGTGCATGCGATCCGGGCCGAGATTCCCAAGGCTGCAATCGATGCCGAACGAGCGCGTTTCCCTGCGAAAGACCAGGCCTGCCTTCGTGCATCGCCCCTGGGATCGCTCCATCGGCTATGA
- a CDS encoding FAD-binding protein — protein sequence MSTNHLNWAGNQTYSAEKIFEPATVDEVQGLVARWPRVRALGTRHSFNDIADTSGALISLAGLNPDIRIDPTAMTASVTGGTRFGVLISELQSQGFALHNTGSLPHISVAGATATGTHGSGDGNGILSTAISAVELLTADGSVVKIDRSSGQLSAIAVGLGAFGIIIRVTVDIEPTYLVRQDVYRYAPWETVLERLDEVMASAYSVSLLADFASPTVLQVWLKTRLGEGRHPELAPTLFGGTWYDDSEEPAPDNVNQRASVPGPVVGTDAALPP from the coding sequence GTGTCGACCAACCACTTGAATTGGGCAGGCAACCAGACCTACAGCGCCGAGAAGATCTTTGAACCGGCGACCGTCGACGAGGTGCAGGGCCTGGTCGCTCGATGGCCACGCGTCCGGGCGCTCGGTACCCGGCATTCGTTCAATGACATCGCGGATACTTCTGGCGCGTTGATCTCCCTGGCTGGCCTTAACCCGGATATCAGGATCGACCCGACAGCGATGACCGCCAGCGTCACCGGGGGAACCCGTTTCGGAGTACTGATCAGCGAGCTGCAGTCGCAAGGGTTTGCCCTGCACAACACCGGCTCACTGCCGCATATCTCGGTGGCGGGTGCCACAGCGACAGGGACGCATGGCTCCGGTGACGGCAACGGAATTCTGTCCACTGCGATCTCGGCGGTGGAGCTGTTAACGGCGGACGGCTCAGTGGTCAAAATCGACCGGTCCAGCGGGCAGCTATCCGCGATCGCCGTCGGCCTCGGTGCGTTCGGGATCATTATCCGTGTCACCGTCGACATTGAACCGACTTACCTTGTGCGCCAGGATGTCTACCGCTACGCGCCGTGGGAGACCGTCCTCGAGCGACTGGACGAGGTCATGGCCAGCGCATACAGCGTCAGCCTCCTCGCGGACTTCGCGAGCCCCACCGTGCTGCAGGTCTGGCTCAAGACCCGGCTAGGCGAGGGTAGGCATCCCGAGCTGGCCCCCACCCTGTTCGGCGGGACGTGGTACGACGACTCGGAAGAGCCCGCGCCGGATAATGTGAATCAACGTGCCAGCGTGCCGGGGCCCGTGGTCGGAACGGATGCCGCACTTCCGCCTTGA
- a CDS encoding DUF1761 domain-containing protein has product MPNERVSLRKTRPAFVHRPWDRSIGYDRSAGDGRFPIPYYIVPFIGAFLSTLIVAVFAALIEPHGIPGSAAVGAGIGLAIGAATLTNALTPHTPKPYLFAAITAGYHLAGCTIVGAVLGAFP; this is encoded by the coding sequence ATGCCGAACGAGCGCGTTTCCCTGCGAAAGACCAGGCCTGCCTTCGTGCATCGCCCCTGGGATCGCTCCATCGGCTATGACCGTTCAGCCGGCGACGGCCGCTTCCCCATCCCGTATTACATCGTTCCGTTCATCGGTGCCTTTCTGAGCACCCTCATCGTCGCCGTCTTCGCAGCCCTGATCGAACCGCATGGCATCCCAGGCTCAGCCGCCGTCGGGGCGGGCATCGGCCTCGCGATCGGAGCCGCAACCCTCACCAACGCACTGACTCCCCACACCCCCAAGCCGTACCTCTTTGCCGCGATCACCGCCGGCTACCACCTCGCAGGTTGTACCATCGTCGGCGCTGTGCTTGGCGCGTTCCCGTAG
- the rfbA gene encoding glucose-1-phosphate thymidylyltransferase RfbA yields MRGIILAGGTGSRLHPITHGISKQLVPVYDKPMIYYPLSTLILAGIRDILIITTPHDAEQFKRLLGDGSQFGINLTYVQQASPDGLAQAFILGEEHIGNETVALVLGDNVFYGQGMGTQLRKHADIDGGAVFGYWVKDPKAYGVVEFNDAGQAISLEEKPEHPKSHYAVPGLYFYDNDVVEISKNLKPSPRGELEITDVNRTYLENGKLRVEILPRGTAWLDTGTFDDLNDASNFVRTVENRQGLKIGAPEEVAWRQGFLSDDELRQRAEPLIKSGYGAYLLELLEP; encoded by the coding sequence ATGCGCGGAATTATTCTTGCCGGCGGGACCGGCTCTCGTCTTCACCCCATCACCCACGGCATCAGCAAGCAGCTCGTCCCGGTCTATGACAAGCCGATGATCTACTACCCGCTGTCGACCCTGATCCTGGCCGGCATCCGCGACATCCTGATCATCACCACCCCGCACGACGCCGAACAGTTCAAACGCCTCCTCGGCGACGGTTCGCAGTTCGGCATCAACCTGACTTACGTCCAGCAGGCCTCCCCGGACGGGCTCGCCCAGGCTTTTATCCTCGGCGAAGAGCACATCGGCAACGAAACCGTGGCCCTGGTCCTGGGTGACAACGTCTTTTATGGCCAGGGCATGGGCACCCAGCTGCGCAAGCACGCCGATATCGACGGCGGCGCCGTCTTCGGTTACTGGGTTAAGGATCCGAAAGCCTACGGCGTCGTGGAGTTCAACGATGCGGGCCAGGCCATCTCCCTCGAGGAGAAGCCGGAGCATCCGAAGTCGCACTATGCGGTTCCCGGCCTGTACTTCTACGACAACGACGTCGTGGAAATCTCCAAGAACCTCAAGCCCTCGCCGCGCGGCGAGCTGGAGATCACGGATGTCAACCGGACCTACCTGGAGAACGGCAAGCTCCGCGTCGAAATCCTGCCCCGCGGTACCGCCTGGCTCGACACCGGAACGTTCGATGATCTTAACGACGCCTCCAACTTCGTCCGTACGGTGGAAAACCGCCAGGGCCTGAAGATCGGTGCCCCGGAAGAGGTCGCCTGGCGCCAGGGCTTCCTGAGCGACGACGAGCTCCGCCAGCGTGCAGAGCCGCTGATCAAGAGCGGCTACGGCGCGTACCTGCTCGAACTCTTGGAGCCGTAG
- a CDS encoding glycosyltransferase → MSHPTMPDDPDVPVSNVTAVVTAFRPAPDLIGNVQSLLRQVASVVVVDDGGGPGFDDVFAALAGAGATVVRLDANAGIAAALNAGIGRGPGRTAHPSTSSP, encoded by the coding sequence GTGAGCCACCCGACGATGCCCGACGATCCGGACGTTCCCGTCAGTAACGTCACCGCCGTCGTGACGGCCTTCCGACCTGCCCCGGACCTGATCGGCAACGTTCAATCGCTGCTGCGCCAGGTCGCGTCCGTGGTGGTGGTCGACGACGGCGGCGGCCCCGGCTTTGACGACGTCTTCGCCGCCCTTGCCGGTGCCGGCGCCACGGTGGTCCGGCTCGACGCCAACGCCGGTATTGCCGCGGCCCTGAACGCCGGCATCGGGCGGGGCCCCGGGAGGACGGCGCACCCGAGTACATCCTCACCGTAG
- a CDS encoding ABC transporter ATP-binding protein → MTLQGQVAISCTGVRKQFVLRHTRSLKEALVWLVKGRKGDLSKKFLALQDVDLEVKQGETVALLGLNGSGKSTLLKLISGVLQPDGGSVRTRGRVAGLIEVGAGFHHDLSGRDNVYLNGAILGMTEKQIDEKFDSIVEFSEIGEFIDTEVKFYSSGMYLRLAFSIAVHTDPEVFLIDEILAVGDEPFQRKCIAKIKELSAKGKTLFVVSHDLDLVATVCERGVLLEHGKVIMDGEVHDVVGELRRRTSTH, encoded by the coding sequence ATGACCCTGCAAGGCCAGGTGGCGATCAGCTGCACGGGTGTCCGGAAGCAGTTCGTCCTGCGGCACACCCGTTCCCTCAAGGAAGCCCTCGTCTGGCTCGTGAAGGGCCGCAAGGGCGATCTTTCCAAGAAGTTTCTGGCTCTGCAGGACGTTGACCTTGAGGTCAAACAGGGCGAGACCGTTGCGCTGCTTGGCCTCAACGGCTCGGGCAAGTCCACCCTGCTGAAGTTGATTTCGGGAGTCCTGCAGCCCGACGGCGGGAGCGTGCGCACCCGCGGGCGGGTGGCCGGGCTGATCGAAGTCGGCGCCGGCTTCCACCACGACCTCAGCGGCCGGGACAACGTGTACCTGAACGGCGCGATTCTCGGGATGACGGAGAAGCAGATCGACGAGAAATTCGACTCTATCGTCGAGTTCTCGGAAATCGGTGAGTTCATTGATACCGAGGTCAAGTTCTATTCCTCGGGCATGTACCTGCGGCTGGCATTCTCCATCGCCGTGCACACTGATCCGGAAGTCTTCCTGATCGACGAGATCCTCGCCGTGGGCGACGAACCGTTCCAGCGGAAGTGCATCGCGAAGATCAAAGAGCTCTCCGCGAAGGGCAAGACCCTGTTCGTCGTCAGCCACGACCTCGACCTGGTCGCCACGGTGTGTGAGCGCGGTGTCCTGCTCGAACACGGCAAGGTCATCATGGACGGGGAAGTGCATGATGTCGTCGGCGAGCTCCGCCGCCGCACCAGCACACACTGA
- a CDS encoding D-arabinono-1,4-lactone oxidase, whose amino-acid sequence MPHFRLDRQPSNGGDELQSEYYVGREYGVQALEVLRTLGAQISPHLLISEIRTAAADSLWLSPAYERDVLCIGFTWAKHPAEVAALLPVIEDALAPFAPRQHWGKLFHFGADVIGQRFPRLTDFKAVRRHYDPQGKFWNPFLESTLGTP is encoded by the coding sequence ATGCCGCACTTCCGCCTTGACCGGCAACCCTCCAACGGCGGTGATGAGTTGCAGAGCGAGTATTACGTCGGCCGCGAGTACGGCGTGCAGGCGCTGGAGGTGCTCCGAACTTTGGGAGCGCAGATCTCCCCGCACCTGCTGATCTCCGAGATCCGCACGGCAGCAGCAGACTCTTTGTGGCTCAGCCCGGCCTACGAGCGGGACGTTCTGTGTATCGGCTTCACGTGGGCCAAGCACCCCGCGGAAGTGGCGGCGCTGCTGCCCGTGATCGAGGACGCACTCGCGCCATTCGCGCCACGGCAGCATTGGGGCAAACTCTTCCATTTCGGCGCTGACGTCATCGGCCAGCGGTTTCCTCGCCTCACCGATTTTAAGGCCGTTCGCAGACACTACGACCCGCAAGGGAAGTTCTGGAACCCTTTCCTCGAAAGCACGCTTGGGACGCCGTAA
- a CDS encoding DUF2304 domain-containing protein yields the protein MINIAAFVLSLAIVGVVFEMLRRKKLREKYAALWLIVGVGTLVLAAFPRLLTIVAETVGVQLPSNLLFIISILLLLGVCLHLSWEISVVEDETRTLAEEVAILRTMVEELTPQDSGGDAPASPTSK from the coding sequence GTGATAAACATCGCAGCATTTGTTCTGTCACTGGCGATCGTCGGTGTCGTTTTCGAGATGCTCCGGCGGAAGAAACTCCGCGAGAAGTACGCCGCCCTGTGGCTGATCGTCGGCGTCGGAACCCTCGTCCTGGCCGCGTTCCCACGGCTGCTGACCATTGTCGCGGAGACCGTGGGCGTCCAGCTGCCCTCGAACCTGCTGTTCATCATCAGCATCCTGCTGCTCCTGGGCGTCTGTCTGCATTTGTCGTGGGAGATTTCGGTGGTCGAGGACGAAACACGCACCCTCGCTGAAGAAGTCGCGATCCTGCGAACCATGGTCGAGGAGCTGACCCCGCAGGACTCCGGCGGCGACGCACCGGCGTCACCGACGTCGAAATAG
- a CDS encoding LysE family translocator: MNASNYFALLGVAVVLAVTPGPDTLLTLQYALRKQRAGVLAALGTTTGIFVWAGLVAAGVAAFLQDSPVTFHSLRVLGGAYLFYLGFRAFASRHRAPAQTPSAPASVPVGARVAAPEGSGASGPTTPSNTPDEFDSSEPKPNPAARSPFLAGLLCCLTNPKTGLFFLALIPQFTPANAGALYVIVVVGGTVAAIIGAYLLLITMGARTASVWLNRPAVTRSIERISGAVFILLGLMTIIPVVSVVL, translated from the coding sequence ATGAACGCATCAAATTACTTCGCCCTGTTGGGTGTGGCCGTCGTCCTGGCTGTAACGCCCGGCCCCGACACTCTGCTGACTCTGCAGTATGCCTTGCGTAAGCAACGCGCCGGCGTCCTCGCCGCCCTCGGTACCACGACCGGGATCTTCGTCTGGGCGGGCCTGGTGGCCGCAGGCGTCGCTGCATTCCTGCAGGACTCGCCGGTGACATTCCACTCCCTGCGGGTCCTGGGTGGGGCCTACCTCTTCTACCTCGGCTTCCGGGCATTTGCGTCCCGTCACCGTGCCCCGGCCCAAACCCCTTCCGCCCCAGCCAGCGTGCCCGTCGGCGCACGTGTCGCTGCTCCCGAAGGGTCCGGGGCCTCGGGGCCCACAACACCGTCCAACACACCAGACGAGTTCGATTCCAGCGAGCCGAAACCCAACCCGGCAGCACGGTCACCATTCCTGGCGGGCCTGCTGTGCTGCCTCACCAATCCGAAGACTGGTCTGTTCTTCCTGGCCCTGATCCCTCAATTCACGCCCGCCAACGCTGGCGCCCTCTACGTCATCGTCGTCGTGGGAGGTACAGTCGCGGCGATCATCGGGGCCTATCTCCTGCTCATCACCATGGGAGCACGCACGGCCAGCGTCTGGCTCAACCGCCCGGCAGTCACGAGGAGCATAGAACGGATCTCAGGGGCAGTGTTCATCCTCCTGGGACTCATGACGATCATCCCCGTCGTCTCGGTGGTGCTCTAA
- a CDS encoding DUF6541 family protein, which translates to MWWSFLPHILGAVALLILPGLMVSLALRFRGFEALALAPAFSVGIIVLASTAAPFVGLGFGLLPTAAVALVLAAVAAWGARSRSVPAPPASAAQPTHASPPVSGSAPWWRRDAAAFAAVLIAGLLLAVRVLQATGTPDAFSQTYDAVFHLNSVRFALDTGQSSSLTLGGMTGGGFYPAGWNAVATLVAATTGTGVPVAVNITTLVLAAVFWPLSVVLLAKWAVGARPAGILGAGIAAASLGAFPLLMMDFGVLYPNLLAISVLPASIALAASLAGLAPGRTPHGPGLAPRGPGLAPRGPGLAPHGPADVLPTVLALLLALSGLVVAHPTTFMAWLTWTLPMAAILSWRAIAHAWRGRQTEPRRLRLRVLGAAGYAAVFLTLWIVLRPPADAAFWGPNGTAPQAFGEALSFSPVDLSPAWLVAPLALLGLWACLQAPRRFAWIGAAYLVFAGLYVVVAGFPKSPTRDFLTGVWYNDSPRIAALLPVAAVVLTAVGLDWAARALVSARARSRALAMAVDGPRRLGGAGTAAYRAAVGLVLVVAAVALGQQGGFKEEVQLASSRYEIDDDSPLVSTDELALIHRLKDTVPADALLIGNPYTGAALSYALGDRKSAQLHIMSSVSPAVQKIYDSAGTITSDPSVCQAVREANAFYILDFGSKEVHRGYHTPPGLFRLAYNPGMELVDSEGRARLYKITACAS; encoded by the coding sequence ATGTGGTGGTCGTTCCTTCCGCACATCCTCGGCGCAGTCGCACTGCTGATTCTGCCGGGGCTCATGGTCTCCCTCGCCTTGCGCTTCAGAGGCTTTGAAGCGCTCGCCCTGGCTCCTGCCTTCTCGGTCGGAATCATCGTGCTCGCCTCGACGGCGGCGCCTTTTGTTGGCCTCGGCTTCGGACTGCTTCCCACCGCAGCGGTGGCGCTTGTCCTGGCCGCCGTCGCTGCCTGGGGCGCCCGGTCCCGGTCTGTTCCTGCGCCGCCGGCCAGCGCCGCGCAGCCGACCCACGCGTCACCTCCGGTGTCCGGGAGTGCGCCCTGGTGGCGGCGTGACGCCGCGGCCTTCGCGGCCGTGCTCATCGCAGGACTCCTGCTGGCGGTCCGCGTCCTCCAGGCCACGGGCACCCCGGATGCCTTCTCCCAAACGTACGACGCCGTCTTCCACCTCAACTCGGTCAGGTTCGCCCTCGATACGGGCCAGTCCTCCTCGCTGACCCTCGGCGGCATGACGGGCGGCGGGTTCTACCCTGCCGGCTGGAACGCCGTGGCGACGCTCGTGGCGGCGACAACTGGCACCGGTGTGCCTGTCGCCGTCAACATCACCACACTCGTACTCGCCGCCGTGTTCTGGCCGCTGAGTGTGGTGCTGCTGGCCAAATGGGCAGTCGGCGCACGACCGGCCGGAATCCTCGGGGCCGGAATTGCCGCCGCATCGCTGGGCGCCTTCCCGCTCCTCATGATGGACTTCGGCGTGTTGTATCCGAACCTGCTTGCCATCAGCGTCCTGCCCGCGTCCATCGCACTTGCCGCGTCGCTGGCAGGCCTTGCCCCGGGGCGGACACCGCACGGGCCTGGCCTGGCGCCGCGCGGGCCTGGCCTGGCGCCGCGCGGGCCTGGCCTGGCGCCGCACGGGCCGGCTGACGTGCTGCCGACCGTGCTGGCCCTGCTTCTGGCGCTGTCCGGGCTCGTGGTCGCCCACCCCACGACCTTTATGGCATGGCTGACCTGGACCCTGCCGATGGCGGCCATCCTCTCGTGGCGGGCCATCGCGCACGCCTGGCGCGGCCGGCAGACCGAACCGCGGCGCCTGAGGCTCCGGGTGCTGGGCGCAGCCGGGTACGCCGCCGTGTTCCTGACACTGTGGATCGTCCTGCGTCCGCCGGCGGACGCCGCCTTCTGGGGCCCCAACGGCACGGCTCCGCAGGCTTTTGGTGAAGCCCTGAGCTTCTCCCCGGTGGACCTCTCCCCCGCCTGGCTCGTCGCCCCGCTGGCGTTGCTCGGGCTCTGGGCGTGTTTACAGGCCCCCCGCCGGTTCGCCTGGATCGGCGCGGCCTACCTTGTCTTCGCCGGGCTCTACGTCGTCGTCGCCGGCTTCCCCAAATCCCCGACCAGAGACTTTCTGACCGGGGTCTGGTACAACGACAGCCCGCGCATCGCCGCACTTCTGCCTGTCGCGGCAGTGGTGCTGACCGCCGTCGGCCTTGACTGGGCCGCCCGGGCGCTTGTCTCGGCCCGGGCCCGCTCCAGGGCGCTGGCGATGGCCGTTGACGGTCCCCGGCGTCTCGGCGGGGCCGGAACGGCGGCGTACCGGGCGGCCGTCGGGCTCGTGCTGGTCGTGGCGGCGGTTGCGCTCGGGCAGCAGGGCGGCTTCAAGGAGGAAGTGCAGCTTGCCTCCTCCCGCTACGAGATCGACGACGACTCCCCACTGGTCTCCACCGACGAGCTTGCCCTCATCCACCGGCTGAAGGACACCGTCCCGGCGGATGCCCTCCTGATCGGAAACCCCTATACGGGGGCTGCGCTGTCCTACGCGCTGGGAGACCGGAAGTCGGCCCAGCTGCATATCATGAGCAGTGTCTCGCCCGCCGTGCAGAAAATCTACGATTCCGCGGGTACCATCACATCGGACCCCAGTGTCTGCCAGGCGGTGCGGGAAGCGAACGCGTTTTACATCCTGGACTTCGGCAGCAAGGAAGTGCACCGCGGTTACCACACTCCGCCCGGGCTTTTCCGGCTCGCGTACAACCCCGGCATGGAACTGGTCGACAGCGAAGGCCGGGCCCGGCTGTACAAGATCACCGCCTGCGCTAGCTGA